One Aminivibrio sp. DNA window includes the following coding sequences:
- a CDS encoding lactate racemase domain-containing protein — protein sequence AGFAGGRKSILPGVAGRETVMTNHRMMTAPGVGIGVVDGNVLSEETVEAVRDFCPLHFILNCVSDSSKHIVRVVGGHWYDAWREGIATFRKFNFAPISKKADVVFLSAGGFPKDINMYQAHKALYMASRAVRPGGTLVFFAELAEGYGHKVFEEWAKRRLGIDGAIAAFEADFRFGAHKLYYLAKLAKECVILLYSRSGREDSELMFCEKAESLADILPSLAEKYGENFTSYVIPQGGIVLPMEDA from the coding sequence GCCGGGTTCGCGGGAGGGCGGAAAAGCATCCTGCCCGGAGTGGCGGGCCGGGAAACCGTCATGACGAACCACCGTATGATGACAGCCCCGGGGGTGGGCATCGGCGTGGTGGACGGCAACGTCCTCAGCGAAGAGACGGTGGAGGCGGTGCGGGATTTCTGTCCGCTCCATTTCATCCTCAACTGTGTCTCCGACAGCTCGAAGCATATTGTCCGGGTGGTGGGGGGGCACTGGTACGACGCCTGGCGGGAGGGCATCGCCACCTTCCGGAAGTTCAACTTCGCCCCCATTTCGAAGAAGGCGGACGTGGTGTTCCTCTCCGCGGGGGGCTTTCCCAAGGACATAAACATGTACCAGGCCCACAAGGCCCTCTACATGGCCTCACGGGCGGTCCGTCCCGGGGGGACCCTGGTCTTTTTCGCCGAGCTGGCCGAAGGGTACGGCCACAAGGTCTTTGAGGAGTGGGCGAAGCGACGCCTGGGCATCGACGGGGCGATCGCGGCCTTCGAGGCGGATTTCCGGTTCGGCGCCCATAAGCTGTACTACTTGGCCAAGCTGGCGAAGGAATGCGTCATCCTGCTGTACTCCAGGTCCGGCAGGGAAGACAGCGAACTCATGTTCTGCGAGAAAGCGGAGTCCCTGGCGGACATCCTGCCCTCCCTGGCGGAGAAGTACGGCGAGAACTTTACGTCCTACGTGATCCCCCAGGGGGGCATCGTCCTGCCCATGGAGGATGCCTGA
- a CDS encoding glycosyltransferase — protein sequence MRPVHIIYVSAGNGHRMAARAIRESLDHRGVPNVVMDLLDFSSDLFKWSYSDVYAFVSEHSHLACRIMYDLTDKNREESAALRLFEKISTENVKKFMRYISENEPRKCICTHYFPLNVLSRMKAAGMYSGELYTVITDFGLRRMWVKDHVDRYFISGDRVLRGLLALGVPREKISVTGIPVSRKFASLKRKERNFSKKRLSFLFIASSIPNILALDILAALSRSGHPIDVTVVTGRNKDLLADLENVTVGGSLTLKVRDFVDNLEALMVRASVLITKPGGLTVSEALCAGVPMILVNPIPKQETINSAYIQEKGAGVLARTAADVERFVDRFFADRSMLAAMEKAAYSIAFPGAADAVASLILDREGEDGK from the coding sequence GTGCGACCCGTTCACATCATTTATGTCAGTGCCGGAAACGGCCACAGGATGGCGGCGAGAGCCATCCGGGAGTCCCTTGACCACCGGGGGGTGCCCAACGTGGTCATGGACCTTCTCGACTTCTCCAGCGACCTCTTCAAGTGGTCCTACAGCGACGTCTACGCCTTTGTAAGCGAACACTCCCATCTTGCCTGCCGCATCATGTACGACCTCACGGACAAAAACCGGGAGGAGAGCGCGGCCCTCAGGCTTTTCGAAAAGATCTCCACCGAGAACGTGAAGAAATTCATGCGCTATATCTCCGAGAATGAACCCCGCAAATGCATCTGCACCCATTATTTTCCCCTGAACGTCCTCTCCCGCATGAAGGCGGCGGGGATGTACAGCGGTGAATTGTATACGGTGATCACCGATTTCGGTCTCCGGCGGATGTGGGTGAAGGATCACGTGGACCGGTACTTTATCTCGGGCGACCGGGTTCTCCGGGGACTCCTGGCTCTCGGCGTCCCCAGGGAAAAGATCTCCGTGACGGGGATTCCTGTCTCCAGGAAATTCGCCTCCCTGAAACGGAAGGAACGGAACTTCTCGAAGAAACGCCTTTCGTTCCTCTTCATCGCCAGCAGCATCCCGAACATTCTCGCCCTCGACATCCTGGCGGCCCTTTCGAGGTCCGGCCATCCCATTGACGTGACCGTGGTCACGGGGCGGAACAAGGACCTCCTTGCGGACCTGGAGAACGTCACCGTCGGAGGGAGCCTCACGCTGAAGGTCCGGGACTTCGTGGACAACCTGGAAGCGCTCATGGTCCGAGCATCGGTGCTGATCACCAAGCCCGGCGGCCTGACGGTGAGCGAGGCCCTCTGTGCCGGAGTGCCCATGATCCTCGTCAATCCCATCCCGAAACAGGAAACCATTAATTCCGCCTACATCCAGGAGAAGGGGGCGGGCGTTCTCGCCAGGACGGCCGCTGACGTGGAGCGGTTTGTCGACCGCTTTTTCGCCGACCGGTCCATGCTCGCCGCCATGGAAAAGGCTGCTTATTCCATCGCTTTTCCCGGCGCCGCCGATGCGGTGGCGTCCCTGATCCTTGACAGGGAGGGGGAGGACGGGAAATGA
- a CDS encoding EAL domain-containing protein, whose protein sequence is MKKKEGTVPLKGDDFAGRVGELFGCDEGTDRVRRALQIISTVFSSTVEGIVVTDPRGIIRMVNPAFSSITGYSADEAAGRNPRILKSDRHPPEFYESFWRTLINEGRWEGEIWNRRKNGEVYPEWLCCSAVYDENGAVTDYISVFNDLSEVHFKDAQIELRSNFDQLTGLASRTLFYSRLEAELKRQGRDGRRLALLVLDINRFKNINDSLGHFAGDGVLQQVGARLSRHLGGRERASRIGGDDFHILIPDARSVEEIASGAEKILSLLNDPVDAAGNSLFLSVSLGIAVFPDDGRTAEALLKKADIAMHKAKEFGISNYRFFTDELGEQASSILLLENSMRRGLERSEFRLVYQPKYDLREDRVSGMEALLRWHAPDRVIPPWEFIPLAEETGLILPLGEWVFREVCRQVSRWTDEGYPPREVAVNFSARQLHQDGLVSVLKATMEEFSVPPSRIGIEITESGVMEDLVDSVDSVAILSRFKDLGMTVYIDDFGTGYSSLNYLKRLPIDVLKIDKSFVDGVLADKNDAAITRAVIGLGRSLDMAVVAEGVETREQLDFLRQNGCDEIQGYLLSPPLPPGETLRFRKTGHTPLFSA, encoded by the coding sequence ATGAAGAAAAAAGAGGGAACGGTTCCCCTGAAGGGAGATGATTTCGCCGGGAGGGTCGGGGAGCTCTTCGGCTGCGACGAAGGGACGGACAGAGTGCGGCGCGCCCTGCAGATCATTTCCACCGTGTTTTCCAGCACGGTGGAAGGAATCGTGGTTACCGATCCCAGGGGCATCATACGCATGGTGAACCCGGCTTTTTCCTCCATTACTGGGTACAGCGCCGACGAGGCGGCGGGACGAAATCCCCGGATACTCAAGTCGGACCGCCATCCGCCGGAGTTCTACGAGAGCTTCTGGAGAACGCTGATCAACGAGGGAAGATGGGAGGGAGAGATCTGGAACCGGAGGAAGAACGGCGAAGTCTACCCCGAGTGGCTTTGCTGCTCTGCCGTTTATGATGAAAACGGAGCCGTCACCGACTACATTTCCGTCTTCAACGACTTGTCTGAGGTTCACTTCAAGGATGCCCAGATTGAGCTCCGGTCAAACTTCGACCAGCTTACCGGCCTTGCGAGCAGGACCCTGTTCTACTCCCGCCTGGAAGCTGAGCTTAAGCGGCAGGGCCGCGACGGGAGGCGCCTTGCCCTCCTTGTGCTGGACATCAACCGCTTCAAGAACATCAACGATTCCCTCGGCCATTTCGCTGGAGACGGCGTACTGCAGCAGGTGGGCGCCAGGCTGTCCCGTCACCTCGGCGGAAGGGAGAGGGCGTCCCGGATCGGCGGCGACGACTTTCACATTCTCATCCCCGATGCCCGCTCGGTGGAGGAGATTGCCTCCGGAGCGGAGAAAATCCTCTCCCTGCTGAACGATCCCGTGGATGCGGCGGGAAACAGCCTCTTTCTCAGCGTCTCCCTCGGCATTGCCGTCTTTCCCGATGACGGCAGGACGGCGGAGGCCCTGCTCAAAAAAGCCGACATTGCCATGCACAAGGCCAAGGAGTTCGGCATAAGCAATTACCGGTTTTTCACCGACGAGCTTGGAGAGCAGGCCTCGTCCATACTTCTGCTGGAGAACTCCATGCGGCGGGGCCTTGAAAGAAGCGAATTCCGTCTTGTTTACCAGCCGAAATACGATCTCCGGGAGGACCGGGTGTCCGGTATGGAAGCCCTGCTCCGCTGGCATGCCCCGGACCGGGTGATCCCGCCCTGGGAATTCATCCCCCTCGCCGAGGAGACGGGGCTGATCCTGCCCCTGGGAGAGTGGGTCTTCCGGGAAGTCTGCCGCCAGGTTTCCCGGTGGACGGACGAGGGATATCCTCCTCGCGAAGTGGCGGTGAACTTCTCGGCCCGGCAGCTCCACCAGGACGGGCTTGTCTCCGTTCTGAAAGCGACCATGGAGGAGTTTTCCGTGCCTCCCTCCCGGATCGGCATCGAGATCACCGAGTCGGGGGTCATGGAGGACCTGGTGGACTCGGTGGACTCGGTGGCTATCCTCTCTCGGTTCAAGGACCTGGGGATGACGGTCTACATAGACGACTTCGGCACGGGCTACTCCTCCCTTAACTACCTCAAACGGCTGCCCATCGACGTGCTGAAGATCGACAAATCTTTCGTGGACGGAGTCCTGGCCGACAAGAACGATGCCGCCATCACCCGGGCGGTGATAGGCCTGGGCCGGTCCCTCGACATGGCCGTGGTGGCGGAAGGGGTGGAGACGAGGGAACAGCTCGATTTCCTCCGGCAGAACGGATGCGACGAAATCCAGGGATACCTGCTGAGCCCTCCCCTTCCGCCAGGGGAAACCCTCCGGTTCAGAAAAACGGGGCATACCCCTTTGTTTTCGGCATAG
- a CDS encoding MBL fold metallo-hydrolase: protein MQHIRSLSLYDQGDHRFIMLGWEEQEEEVAVQTNQYVISSGGEVVLLDPGGAHVFPRVLANVAELFELRNINHIFYSHQDPDVSSGITLWLSMAEKASVHISGLWVRFLPHFGIYDVKRIAPIPDKGETLTLANGKKLLVIPSHFLHSTGCFSLYDPSSKILFSGDIGTAIFPKGGRYPVAEDLDSHLKYMEGFHKRYMASNAACRRWVKMVSALDVEHIAPQHGAFIKGRQNVKKFLSWFENLTCGVDILDEIYGR from the coding sequence ATGCAGCATATACGTTCCCTTTCCCTGTACGATCAGGGCGATCACCGGTTCATCATGCTCGGCTGGGAGGAGCAGGAAGAGGAGGTGGCCGTCCAGACGAACCAGTACGTCATCTCGTCCGGAGGTGAAGTGGTCCTTCTCGATCCGGGCGGAGCCCACGTCTTTCCCAGGGTTCTCGCCAACGTGGCGGAGCTGTTCGAACTCAGGAACATCAATCACATCTTCTATTCCCACCAGGATCCGGACGTATCCTCGGGGATCACCCTCTGGCTCTCCATGGCCGAGAAGGCCTCGGTCCACATTTCGGGGCTCTGGGTGCGCTTCCTCCCCCATTTCGGAATCTACGACGTGAAGCGTATCGCCCCCATTCCGGACAAGGGGGAGACCCTCACCCTCGCCAACGGGAAGAAACTGCTGGTCATCCCGTCCCATTTCCTCCATTCCACGGGATGCTTCTCCCTCTACGATCCTTCGTCGAAGATCCTCTTCAGCGGCGACATCGGTACGGCCATCTTCCCGAAGGGCGGCAGGTACCCGGTGGCCGAGGACCTTGACTCCCACCTGAAGTACATGGAGGGGTTCCACAAAAGGTACATGGCGTCCAACGCCGCCTGCCGCCGGTGGGTCAAAATGGTGTCCGCCCTCGACGTGGAGCATATCGCCCCCCAGCACGGAGCCTTCATCAAGGGACGGCAGAACGTGAAGAAGTTCCTTTCGTGGTTCGAGAATCTCACCTGTGGGGTGGACATTCTCGACGAAATTTACGGCCGCTGA
- a CDS encoding methyl-accepting chemotaxis protein produces the protein MNRNYSEMIHKLGSAYFANTLMNSFMAQLDEVLVHRVRSVEEEIAETSERFVQLSRMLGDLQAEFDRSGRETRETVEEINRMNGDLSTELRRSGTDLDGMSENVSRTVDATTGTLESFLEIEKMSKEIQRIAKQTNLLALNASIEAARAGEHGRGFAIVAKNVKELAAETKAASESIGAKVGEISGSVERAMEDIRGISDMFDMIRRSLSTFTRFLDTNKDFMERMERTMADAGEKVNRSSGEMESSVEVLGDASRKFGSMAATISAIVLAQKNLKKIRL, from the coding sequence ATGAACCGGAACTACTCGGAAATGATCCACAAGCTTGGCAGCGCCTATTTTGCCAACACGCTGATGAACTCCTTCATGGCCCAGCTCGACGAGGTGCTGGTACACCGCGTCCGCTCGGTGGAAGAGGAGATAGCGGAGACATCGGAGCGGTTTGTCCAGCTCAGCCGCATGCTCGGCGATCTTCAGGCGGAGTTTGACAGGAGCGGCCGGGAGACCAGGGAGACGGTGGAGGAGATCAACCGGATGAACGGCGACCTGTCGACGGAGCTTCGGCGCTCCGGCACCGACCTCGACGGTATGAGCGAGAACGTGTCCAGGACGGTGGACGCCACCACGGGCACCCTCGAATCCTTCTTGGAGATCGAGAAAATGTCGAAGGAGATCCAGCGGATCGCCAAGCAGACCAATCTCCTTGCGCTGAACGCCTCCATCGAGGCGGCCAGGGCGGGGGAACACGGAAGGGGTTTCGCCATCGTGGCGAAGAACGTCAAGGAGCTCGCCGCCGAGACCAAGGCCGCCTCCGAGTCCATCGGCGCCAAGGTGGGGGAGATCTCAGGATCGGTGGAGCGGGCCATGGAGGACATCCGGGGGATCAGCGACATGTTCGACATGATCCGCCGCTCCCTGTCCACCTTTACCCGGTTCCTCGACACAAACAAGGATTTCATGGAGAGAATGGAGCGGACTATGGCCGACGCGGGAGAGAAGGTCAACAGGAGTTCCGGTGAAATGGAGAGCTCCGTGGAGGTTCTGGGGGACGCCTCCAGAAAGTTCGGGTCCATGGCGGCCACCATTTCGGCCATCGTCCTTGCCCAGAAGAATCTCAAAAAAATAAGGCTCTGA
- a CDS encoding HD-GYP domain-containing protein: MDYRSSEATRSAARETAEEKVVYVPLDDLARYRGKVAEDIISEEGALLLPRGSDVPVMLKTMPGITKTLRQWNKEFIPVQVSSGITEEEFEATLRAIEPKTRMLDPSLAMRAIDQVEEVYSRISEDGVSREGIETLEKEADRLARDVMLSPQILLCLGKVKDSDEYTFIHSLNVALLSGYLASVIHPGDEELVKTVTFGGLLHDLGKAKVPREILNKPGRLTTQEFDIMKTHPIHGMVAAVASGVSDRRILSVVRNHHERWGGDGYPDGLRENRISLHARIAAVADVFDALTAKRVYKDPMRSREAVSMILESSGSSFDGAIVRALLVSVGLYPVGTVVELSDYSVGVVTGVRNKDLLRPQVFLSVDPRGRRPEAPTIIDLSLGTDLFIRRSLDDMGKGVVYGRDES, translated from the coding sequence ATGGATTACCGGTCTTCGGAAGCGACGCGGAGCGCTGCACGGGAAACCGCCGAGGAAAAAGTGGTATATGTTCCCCTCGACGACCTTGCCCGTTACCGGGGAAAGGTCGCCGAGGACATCATCTCCGAGGAAGGGGCTCTGCTCCTGCCCCGGGGCAGCGACGTTCCGGTGATGCTGAAGACCATGCCCGGCATAACGAAGACGCTTCGGCAATGGAACAAGGAGTTCATCCCCGTCCAGGTTTCTTCCGGCATCACCGAGGAGGAGTTCGAGGCCACCCTCCGGGCCATCGAGCCGAAGACCCGCATGCTTGATCCGAGCCTGGCGATGAGGGCCATCGACCAGGTCGAGGAAGTATACTCCAGGATTTCGGAGGACGGCGTTTCCCGGGAGGGAATAGAAACTCTCGAGAAAGAGGCCGACAGGCTGGCCCGGGACGTGATGCTTTCCCCGCAGATTCTCCTGTGCCTCGGCAAGGTAAAGGATTCAGATGAGTACACCTTCATCCATTCCCTCAACGTGGCCCTTCTCTCGGGATATCTCGCCTCCGTCATCCATCCCGGGGACGAGGAGCTGGTGAAAACCGTGACCTTCGGCGGGTTGCTCCACGATCTGGGAAAGGCGAAAGTTCCCCGGGAGATACTGAACAAGCCGGGCCGGCTGACCACACAGGAGTTCGACATAATGAAGACCCACCCCATCCACGGGATGGTCGCTGCCGTGGCGTCGGGAGTGAGTGACCGGCGGATACTCTCGGTGGTGAGGAACCATCACGAGCGCTGGGGAGGGGACGGGTACCCCGACGGCCTGAGGGAGAACCGGATCTCCCTCCACGCCAGGATTGCCGCCGTGGCCGATGTCTTCGACGCCCTCACGGCCAAGCGGGTGTACAAGGACCCCATGAGGAGCAGGGAAGCGGTCTCCATGATCCTCGAATCATCCGGAAGCAGCTTTGACGGGGCCATCGTCCGGGCCCTGCTCGTCTCGGTGGGGCTCTATCCCGTGGGCACTGTGGTGGAGCTCTCAGACTACAGCGTGGGCGTGGTCACCGGGGTGCGGAACAAAGACCTGCTCCGCCCCCAGGTCTTCCTCTCGGTGGATCCCCGGGGACGGAGGCCGGAGGCGCCTACCATCATCGACCTTTCCCTCGGAACGGACCTTTTCATCCGGCGGTCCCTGGACGACATGGGAAAGGGCGTCGTCTACGGACGGGACGAATCCTGA
- a CDS encoding DEAD/DEAH box helicase: MKKPRPVSPGGRRHPLDTFSYYPWQLRAYRAIRGKNAVLSAPTGSGKTLVAYLWAGILDEEGFPVYPEGGRIIFTAPIKALSNERYLDLRKMGFDVGIETGDFKKNEGASIICCTQEIYSLKYAFVPGQKLIVDEFHYIFDDPDRARAYIDGIRDTNPTTAVLVMSATLGGASSVAEYLGGVTGRTFFLHENTRRETELIYTPAKPARIDRLKDALIFLFSQKGAVELAFQAARSRKKISAGQRDRLQEIASILEVPKIQPPLFTGVGIYHGGMLPKEKLLVERAFRERILDVVCGTNALALGVNLPAETVVFAQLVHYHSDRPISKNEFSQMAGRAGRKGLFDPGYVTWLLNSPFERRGFSTGDIFRELVDAPPEPASVSLRPSFGRLLRKQVLPEEEAEYIAEFSWPKGDPYLMEHILRSGMNRIDRAVRKMVGGHEKKKFRKLLAALWYDEMDIEENLEMAYLFFTETSPGAIMAAQIILPFERNYLQALLKVKRYANRLPKGYAFRSMKELNAVVDDIDPTIYGFEEKIGEIEDSLG, translated from the coding sequence ATGAAAAAACCCAGGCCCGTTTCCCCGGGCGGAAGGAGACATCCCCTGGACACTTTTTCATACTATCCGTGGCAGCTCAGGGCCTACCGGGCCATCCGAGGAAAGAACGCCGTGCTCTCCGCCCCTACGGGGTCGGGGAAAACACTCGTTGCCTATCTCTGGGCGGGCATCCTCGACGAGGAAGGATTTCCGGTCTACCCTGAAGGGGGACGGATCATCTTCACCGCCCCGATCAAGGCACTGAGCAACGAACGGTACCTCGACCTCAGGAAGATGGGGTTCGACGTGGGAATCGAGACGGGGGACTTCAAGAAAAATGAAGGAGCCTCCATTATCTGCTGCACCCAGGAGATCTATTCCCTGAAATACGCCTTCGTCCCGGGCCAGAAGCTTATCGTGGACGAATTCCACTATATCTTTGACGATCCCGACCGCGCGCGGGCCTATATCGACGGCATCCGGGACACGAACCCCACCACAGCGGTCCTCGTCATGTCGGCAACCCTCGGGGGGGCCTCCTCCGTGGCAGAGTACCTCGGCGGAGTGACGGGAAGGACGTTCTTCCTGCACGAAAACACCCGGCGGGAGACGGAACTGATCTATACACCCGCCAAGCCTGCAAGGATCGACAGGCTGAAGGATGCCCTGATTTTTCTGTTCTCCCAGAAAGGGGCTGTGGAACTGGCCTTTCAGGCCGCCAGGAGCCGGAAAAAGATTTCGGCCGGACAGAGGGACCGCCTCCAGGAGATCGCGTCCATCCTGGAGGTGCCGAAGATCCAGCCGCCCCTTTTTACGGGGGTGGGCATCTACCACGGGGGGATGCTGCCCAAGGAAAAGCTGCTGGTGGAAAGGGCTTTCAGGGAGCGGATCCTCGACGTGGTGTGCGGCACCAACGCCCTTGCCCTGGGAGTGAATCTCCCGGCAGAAACAGTGGTCTTCGCCCAGCTCGTCCACTACCATTCCGACAGGCCCATCTCGAAGAACGAGTTCTCCCAGATGGCAGGCAGGGCGGGACGGAAGGGGCTCTTCGATCCCGGATACGTGACCTGGCTCCTCAATTCTCCCTTCGAGAGAAGGGGCTTTTCAACGGGGGACATTTTCCGGGAGCTGGTGGATGCCCCGCCTGAACCGGCGTCGGTCTCCCTGCGGCCTTCCTTCGGGCGGCTGCTTCGGAAGCAGGTCCTCCCCGAAGAGGAGGCGGAGTACATCGCGGAGTTCTCCTGGCCGAAAGGAGACCCCTATCTCATGGAGCACATTCTGCGGTCAGGGATGAACAGGATCGACCGGGCGGTGCGAAAGATGGTGGGGGGACACGAGAAGAAGAAGTTCCGGAAACTGCTGGCGGCTCTCTGGTACGACGAAATGGACATCGAGGAGAATCTCGAGATGGCGTATCTCTTCTTTACGGAGACGAGCCCCGGTGCCATCATGGCGGCCCAGATCATCCTTCCCTTCGAGCGGAACTACCTCCAGGCCCTGCTGAAGGTGAAGCGGTACGCGAACCGCCTGCCGAAAGGCTATGCCTTCCGGTCCATGAAGGAGCTGAACGCCGTGGTGGACGACATCGATCCCACCATTTACGGCTTCGAGGAAAAAATAGGGGAAATAGAGGATTCCCTGGGGTGA
- a CDS encoding Na/Pi cotransporter family protein, translating to MTWGSAFQIIGGVGLFLYGIKQMSEALQYIAGDRMRQLIGSLTKTPIRGVFIGALVAMLIQSSSGTTVMTVSFVHAGLMTLKQAVGVIMGANIGTTVIAQIVAFKIKDFSLPILGIGVLLVLFGRTKRQKYIGNGLVGFGLLFLGMQTMEASMVFLRDRKDLFLAFSSSPLLGVFVGTAVTMVVQASSATIGLTMAMAAQGLLTLDSAIPILLGDNIGTTITAVIASMGANRSAKQAAAAHVLFNVIGACIFLAALPLYKQVIVSTSGDISRQLANAHTIFNVANTVMFLPFVSVLVWVIRHLVPDRGESSAAGPMYLDMKLIDASPAAAVDAVKKEILHMGSLAASMLRDVRRAFEENDPKMIDEVNQTEKGVNEINRAITAYASEIWQKGLSSDLSTVLGSYINGAGDIERIGDHATNLIELYEYKIDHGVEFSSLAMEEFRDMFDSVEDAVRLSLESLDEEDVAKAKEVDRLEDEVDRKEKFLRKNHITRLNRGECTPQGGVIFIDILSNLERVCDHAHNLSFIAMDISKLHR from the coding sequence GTGACGTGGGGCAGTGCGTTTCAGATAATCGGCGGAGTGGGGCTTTTCCTGTACGGAATCAAGCAGATGAGCGAGGCGCTCCAGTACATCGCGGGCGACAGGATGCGGCAGCTCATAGGATCTCTCACGAAGACCCCCATCCGGGGTGTCTTCATCGGTGCTCTTGTGGCCATGCTCATCCAGAGCAGCAGCGGTACAACGGTCATGACCGTGAGTTTCGTCCATGCGGGGCTCATGACCCTGAAGCAGGCAGTAGGGGTGATCATGGGCGCCAACATCGGAACCACGGTGATCGCCCAGATCGTGGCCTTCAAGATCAAGGACTTCTCCCTTCCCATCCTGGGTATCGGAGTGCTCCTCGTCCTCTTCGGGAGGACCAAGCGGCAGAAATACATCGGTAACGGCCTGGTGGGCTTCGGCCTTCTCTTCCTGGGCATGCAGACCATGGAAGCCTCCATGGTCTTTCTCAGGGACAGGAAGGATCTTTTCCTGGCCTTCAGCTCCAGCCCGCTGCTCGGCGTGTTCGTCGGAACGGCGGTCACCATGGTGGTCCAGGCAAGCTCGGCCACGATAGGTCTCACCATGGCCATGGCTGCCCAGGGCCTTCTCACCCTCGACTCCGCCATCCCGATCCTGCTCGGTGACAACATAGGAACCACCATCACGGCGGTCATCGCCTCCATGGGGGCCAACCGGTCGGCGAAACAGGCGGCAGCGGCCCACGTACTTTTCAATGTCATCGGCGCCTGCATCTTCCTCGCCGCCCTTCCCCTCTACAAGCAGGTCATCGTCTCCACCTCGGGGGACATCAGCAGGCAGCTCGCCAACGCCCACACCATATTCAACGTGGCCAACACGGTAATGTTCCTGCCCTTTGTCTCCGTCCTCGTCTGGGTCATCCGGCACCTGGTCCCCGACAGGGGAGAGTCCTCGGCGGCCGGGCCCATGTACCTGGACATGAAGCTCATCGACGCATCCCCCGCCGCTGCGGTGGACGCGGTGAAGAAAGAGATCCTCCACATGGGCTCCCTGGCGGCGTCCATGCTCCGGGACGTGCGCCGGGCCTTCGAGGAAAACGACCCGAAGATGATCGACGAAGTGAACCAGACGGAGAAGGGCGTGAACGAAATCAACAGGGCCATCACCGCCTACGCCTCGGAAATCTGGCAGAAGGGCCTTTCCAGCGACCTGTCCACGGTGCTCGGCTCCTATATCAACGGTGCGGGGGACATCGAGAGGATAGGCGATCATGCCACGAACCTCATCGAGCTGTACGAGTACAAGATCGACCACGGTGTTGAGTTTTCCTCCCTTGCCATGGAGGAGTTCCGGGATATGTTCGACAGCGTGGAGGATGCGGTCCGCCTGAGCCTCGAGTCTCTCGACGAAGAGGACGTGGCCAAGGCGAAGGAAGTGGACCGGCTCGAGGACGAAGTGGACCGGAAAGAAAAGTTCCTGAGGAAAAACCACATCACCCGGCTCAACAGGGGAGAATGCACCCCCCAGGGAGGCGTTATCTTCATCGACATTCTCAGCAACCTGGAGAGAGTCTGTGACCATGCCCACAACCTTTCCTTCATCGCCATGGACATTTCGAAACTTCACCGGTGA